One Methanobacterium formicicum genomic region harbors:
- a CDS encoding radical SAM protein has protein sequence MVNLDIKGVLSDYLAITSNHQLSRCKVASTLKAPDFDDEKSQWDEHQRLRTRFWKFYRDNSSLNPQDIEGGPVKKSFFSYLDLKVQIAEKIYQNCILCEKMCHVDRTRETGECGVTHPLIASEFLHVGEEPPLVPSHTIFFTGCNFQCVYCQNWDISQRTRGIPLSEEELAGVIEKRRREGSRNVNFVGGDPTPNLPYILRTMRRVRENIPVVWNSNMYLSQYAMHLLDGFVDLYLTDFKYGNDACAQRLSGIPNYMETVGRNHKLAQKSGDMIIRHLILPNHVECCSKPLLDWISRNLGLDVVLNIMGQYHPVYHAPEYGEISRALIRSELVEIINYAQDLGFRNVI, from the coding sequence ATGGTAAATCTTGATATTAAGGGGGTTCTTTCAGATTATCTGGCCATAACTTCCAACCATCAACTCTCACGCTGTAAAGTGGCATCCACCCTGAAAGCCCCGGACTTTGATGATGAAAAATCCCAGTGGGATGAGCATCAACGTCTAAGAACCAGATTCTGGAAGTTTTACCGGGATAATTCTAGTTTAAATCCCCAGGATATAGAGGGTGGACCAGTTAAAAAATCTTTTTTTTCTTACCTGGATCTCAAGGTCCAGATTGCCGAAAAAATATACCAGAACTGTATTTTATGTGAAAAAATGTGCCATGTTGACCGGACTCGTGAAACCGGGGAATGTGGAGTGACGCATCCATTGATTGCCTCGGAATTTCTCCATGTTGGTGAAGAACCACCCCTGGTACCCAGCCACACCATCTTTTTCACCGGTTGCAACTTCCAGTGTGTTTACTGCCAGAACTGGGATATAAGTCAACGAACCCGGGGAATCCCCCTGAGTGAAGAGGAACTGGCCGGGGTAATTGAAAAAAGGAGGAGGGAAGGGTCCCGGAATGTGAATTTTGTCGGGGGAGATCCAACCCCTAACCTGCCCTACATCCTGCGTACCATGAGGCGGGTCCGGGAAAACATACCTGTGGTGTGGAACAGTAACATGTACCTTTCCCAGTATGCTATGCATCTTCTGGATGGGTTTGTTGACCTTTATCTGACGGATTTCAAGTATGGAAATGATGCCTGTGCCCAGAGACTCTCGGGCATCCCGAATTATATGGAGACGGTTGGCCGTAATCATAAACTGGCCCAGAAATCAGGAGATATGATAATCAGACATCTAATTCTACCTAACCATGTGGAATGCTGTTCAAAACCACTACTCGACTGGATATCCAGAAATTTAGGTCTGGATGTAGTTTTAAACATTATGGGTCAGTATCATCCAGTTTACCATGCACCCGAATATGGTGAAATCTCCCGAGCATTGATTCGCAGTGAATTGGTGGAAATCATTAACTACGCACAGGATTTGGGGTTTAGGAACGTTATTTAG